The following is a genomic window from Micromonospora cathayae.
TCACGAAGACCTTGCTCGGCTTGACCACGTTGTTCAGGTAGGTCACGGCCGCCGCGCCCTGGGTGGCGTCGTTGCCGACCACCCGGTGGAACGACTTGTTGCCGGCGGTGGTCAGCTCGGCGGCGGTCGCCGACGGGCTCACCATGACCATCTCGGCGGCCTCGTAGATCGGCATGGTGGCCTTGGTCTCGCCGGAGAAGTGCCCGCCGATCACCGAGGTGAACGACTGGTCCTGCGCGACCTGGTTCGCGACCGGGGTGGCCTGGGTCGGGTCACCGGTGGTGTCGAACTCCTTGAGCTCGACCTTGCAGTCCGGGTTCTTCTCGTTGTGCTGCTTCACGGCCAGCTTCGCGCCGTTCAGCGACGGCAGCACCAGACCGGCGTTCGGGCCGGTGAAGGCACCGAAGATAGCGATCTTGCCGCCGCACTTGCCGTCGCCACCGCCGGCCTCGCTGTCGCTGCCGGCGTCCTGGCAGCCGGCGGACGCGAACAACGCCGCCGCCAGACCGACGGCGCCCAGCGCCCGTACATAGTTACGCCTCACGGCTTCCTGACCTCCTCCAGATGCAGGCACGGCGTCCCGGAGGGGCCACGATCACGCCCGGCAGCACTGCCACTCCCCGGTGAGGATCCGCACACCTGCGTTACGGCTCGTGATGGCGGAGCGTACTGGAGCCGTAATCCGTCCCGGAAGGCCTGAAAGCCAGGCTTGCCAAAACGTTACGAACAAAAGCGTCGATGATCCTCCGGCCGTCACACGTGGGAAACCACGAATCAGTCCCCCGGAAGGGAGGCGAGAAATACCCGACCGGCGCTTGCGTCGTCCACCACCAGCAACAGCCGCTCCCCCGACGCCGCCAGCGCCACCGACCGCTCCGCCCCGGCCGGCATCGACACCGGCACCTCCACCGACCGCCACGAGTCGCCCCGGTCGGTCGACGCCCACAGCGCGTGCCCGCCGCCGTCCACCGTCACCGCGACCAGCCGACCCGCCACCACCGTCAGCCCCCGGATCCCCGGCACCCCGTCCACCCGGGCCGTCCCGAACCCCCCGGCCACCCGCCACCCGCCGGCTTCCGCGTCGCCACCGGCCGTCGGGGTGCCGCTGGTCGCCGGGCCGCCGCCGGCTGCCGGAGATCCGTCGGCCGGGGCCGCGTCCGCGCGCCAGGTGCCGAAGGCCCGACCCCGCAGCCCCACCGCCACCGGTACGCCGTCCAGCAGCACCACCCGCTGCAACTCGTCGTACTCCGGCCCACCCGGCACCGGCACCCGCTGCCAGGCCACCCCGTCGGCCGACGTCCAGGCCAGCGGATCCCGGTCGGTCCGACCCGCCGGCACCAGGCCACCCACCATCAGCCACCGGCCGTCGTGCCCGACGGCGTCGAAACCCCACGTCTCGCCGCGGGCGTCCGAGGCCAGTTCCGGCGCGCCCTCGACGATGGTGAACCGGTTCGAGTCCGGCGACACCCAGCTCGCCGCGCCACCCGTCCGGTTCCCCGTGATCAACCAACCGGGCGGGCCGGCCACCATCCGGGCCACGTTCACCGCCCGGGGACCACCGAACAACTCGAACGGGGCGGTCACCTCGGCCAGCGAACCGTCCGGCAACTGCCGCCAGCTACTGGTGCGGGGATTGGCGTGCGCGCCACCGCGCTTCGACCCCAGTAGCGCCACCCGGCCGTCCCGGCAGGCCACCGAGTACAGCACGTGCTGCTTGCCGTAGTACGACTTCGGCAGCATCGCGATGGACGTCCAGGTCGTCCCGTCGGCGCTGGTCCAGGCCGCCGGGCGGGTCGCGCCGGCGGCGTCGGCCACCCCACCCAGCACGTACCACCGGTCGGCGCAGGCCGCCGCGTCGCGGACCAGCAACCGGCCCGGCGGCCCCGGTGGGGCGGGCAGCGTCACCGGCTGCCAGGCGGGCGTGATCGGCGGCGGCGCAGCCGCGTCCGGGTCGGCAGCTGGCTCGCAGGCGGTGGACAGCACGGCGACCAGAGCGAGCAGCGCCACCGCGCGCCGGGAAGACATGGACGGAATGCTATCCAGCTCCCGCCCGGAAATGTGACCCCCGGCACAGCCAAGATCAGGAGGCGGGCTGCTCCACCTCGCCGCCGGCGGTCTCGGCCAGGATCCGCTCGGCGACCTCCTTCATGGTCATCCGGTGGTCCATCGCGGTCCGCTGGATCCACTTGAACGCCTGCGGCTCGGTCATCCCGTAGGTGGTCATCAGCGCGCCCTTGGCCCGCTCCACCGTCTTGCGGATCTCCAGCCGGTCGGTGAGGCTGGCGACCTCCGCCTCCAGCGCGGCGACCTCGGAGTACCGGGAGAGGGCGATCTCCACCGCCGGGACCAGGTCGCTCTTCTGGAAGGGCTTCACCAGGTACGCCATCGCGCCGGCCGCCCGCGCCCGCTCCACCAGGTCCCGCTGGCTGAACGCGGTCAGGATGATCACCGGGGCGATCCGCGCGCCGGCGATCCGCTCGGCGGCGGCCAACCCGTCCATGATCGGCATCTTGATGTCGAGGATGACCAGGTCGGGCTTGAGCTCCTCGGCCAGCCGAACGGCGGTCTCACCGTCACCGGCCTCGCCGACCACCTCGTAGCCCTCCTCGACGAGCATCTCGGCCAGATCGAGCCGGATCAGCGCCTCGTCCTCCGCGATCAGTACGCGCCTGCGCTCGGCATCCGTCTGCGTCTCGGCCACCAGCCCTACTCCCACCGTCGATCATCAAACCGCTGCCACCCATGTTCCCGCAGAAGCCTAGTCCGGTACAGTTGGACCCACCCGCCGGGATGGTGGAACGGCATACACGGAAGTCTCAAACACTTCTGCCCGAAAGGGCTTGCGGGTTCGAATCCCGCTCCCGGCACTTCTGTCATACACCCGTTCGATACTGACCGGGTGCACCCACCCGAGGTTCGGGCCCGCGCCCGCACGCTCTACCTGTCCGGCGCGACGGTGGCGGAAGCAGCGCGCGCGGTCGGCCTCCCCTACGGCACCGTCCGGCACTGGTGCGTGGACAGACCGGTCCCCAGGCAGCAGAGCACCGCATTGCGGTGCTTCCGCTGTCGGCCGGGCCTCGAGCAACCGTCAGCTCCGGCTGCCTACGCCTACCTCCTCGGCCTGTACCTCGGCGACGGCCACCTCGTCACCAACACGCGCATACCCGTACTGCGCATCTACTGCGCGAACGCGTGGCCCGGTCTGATCGACGCCTGCGAGACGGCGATGCTGGACGTCCTGGCCGCCAACGTCCAGCGGGTCCGTGACGTGGGTTGCGTCAAGGTACAGAGCTATGGCATGCACTGGCCGTGCCTGTTGCCGCAGCACGGGCCCGGCAAGAAGCACAATCGGCCGATCATCCTCGCCGACTGGCAGCGCAGGATCGTCGGTGCGCACCCCGGGGACTTCGTCCGCGGTCTCATCCACTCCGACGGATGCCGGGTCGCCAATCGGGTGACCACCAGGGGCAAGGCGTACGTCTATCCGCGGTACATGTTCACCAACGAGTCGGCCGACATCATGGGCCTGTGCCAGTGGGCGCTCGACCTGCTCGACATCCCCTGGCGGATGAACCGCCGTAACTCGTTGTCCGTCGCGCGCCGGGAGGCGGTCGCCGCCCTCGACCGGCACGTCGGCCCGAAGTCCTGACGGTCCGTGCCGGCCGCCGCACGAGGTCGTCAGGCCGTCGTACGCCCGGGGGTCAGATGGTGTCGAGCGCTTGGGCGAGGTCGGCGCGCAGGTCGTCGGGGTCCTCCAGGCCGACGGAGACGCGCAGCAGGCCGGGGGCCGGTTTGGCCTCCCCCGCGACGGGCCGGTGGGTGAGCGAGGCCGGGTGCTGGATGAGGGTGTCGACGCCACCGAGCGAGACGGCGTGGGTGATCAGCTGGCAGGCTGCGGCGACGGTGGCGGCGGCGGGCGCTCCGCCGCGTACCTCGAAGGCGAGCAGGCTGCCGGTGCCGCGCAGTTGCCGGCCGACGAGCCCGGCGGGGTCGTCGAGGCTGGGGTGGTGGACGCGCGCGACGGCGGGGTGGCCGGTGAGCCAGGCGGCGAGTTTCTCCGCGCCGGCCTGTTGGGCGCGGACCCGCAGCGGGAGGGTCTGTAGGCCGCGGTGCAGCAGGTACGCGCCGAGCGGGTGGAGGATCGCGCCGGTGAGGGCGCGGACCTGGCGCAGTCGGGTGGCCCACCCGGCGTCGCAGGCGACGACGCCGGCGAGGACGTCGCCGTGCCCGCCGATGCTCTTGGTGGCGCTGTGCAGGACGAGGGTGGCGCCGTGCCGGGCGGGTTGCTGGAGGACCGGGGTGGCGACGGTGTTGTCGACGAGCAGCGGCACGTCGCCGCAGGCGGCGGCGAGGGCGTCGAGGTCGACCAGGTCGAGGGTGGGGTTGGCGGGGGTCTCCACGACGACCAGGGCGGTGTCGGGGCGGACGGCGGTGGCGACCTGGTGGGGGTGGGCCCAGGTGACGGTGGTGCCGAGCAGTCCGGTGGCGAGGACGTGGTCGGTGCCGCCGTAGAGGGGGCGGACGGCGACGACGTGCCGGTTCCCGTCGCGGGTGGCGGCGAGTAGGCAGGCGGTGAGGGCGGCCATGCCGCTGGCGAAGGCGACCGCGTCGGTGGTTTCTTCGAGGTGGGCGAGGGCGGTCTCGAAGCGGGCCACGGTGGGGTTCCAGAGCCGCTGGTAGACGGCGTTGCCGCCGGCCGGGAGGGGGTTGCCGGTGGCGAGGGTCTCGTACGCGTCGCCGCCGTCGCCGACCGAGGGCAGCGGGTTGGTGGTGGACAGGTCGATGGGTGGCACGTGGACGCCCAGGCCGGCGAGGTCGTCGCGGCCGGCGTGCACGGCCCGGGTGTCGAGGGCGGTCATGGCGGAAGCGTCGAACATAGCGATGTGACGGGGCAAGGCTTCCGTAGAAGATTCTACGTGTCTGCTTTGGCTTCGACGGATGTTCGGTAGATCATGGGTGGATGCCAGTCGGATCGAATGTTGTACGGCCGTTCGCCGCCCTGGACGACACCGATCGCGCCATCCTCGCCGTGTTGGCGGGTGACGGGCGGATCCCGAACAACGCGCTCGCCGAACGGGTGGGGGTGGCCCCGTCGACCTGCCTGTCCCGGGTGCGGGCGTTGCGGGAGTGCGGGGCGATCCGGGGTTTCCACGCGGACGTGGATCCGGCGGCGGTGGGTCTGCCGTTGCAGGCGCTGGTGTCGGTGCGGTTGACCGCGCACGAGCGGGCGGCGGTGGACGCGTTCCGGGCCCGGTCGGCGCGGTTGCCGGGGGTGGTGTCGGTGTTCCACGTGGCGGGCGCGGACGACTACGTGCTGCACGTGCGGGCGGCGTCGGGCGACGCGCTGCGGGACTTCGTACTGGACCATCTGGCGGTGGATCCGGTGGTGCAGCACACCCAGACCAGTCTGATCTTCGAGCAGGTGCGGGGTACGGGTTGACGGCGGCGGGGAAGAATCCGGGCACGTGCCGGGTTGGCACTGCGTGTGATCGACGTACCGTTGTCTGTTCTTGATCTTGCTCCGGTCGCGGCGGGGGCGTCCGCCGGGGCGGCGCTGCGACACACCACCGAGCTGGCCCGGCGGACGGAGGAACTGGGCTACCACCGGTTCTGGGTGGCCGAACACCACAACATGCCGGCGATCGCCTCGTCGGCGCCGGCGGTGCTGATCGCCCACCTGGCGGCGCACACCTCGACGATCCGGTTGGGGTCCGGCGGGGTGATGCTGCCGAACCACGCGCCGCTGGTGGTGGCCGAGCAGTTCGGCACCCTGGAGGCGTTGCACCCGGGCCGGATCGACCTGGGCATCGGGCGGGCGCCCGGCACCGACCAGGTGACCGCGCTGGCGTTACGCCGGACCGTGGAGGGGCTGTCGGCGGAGGGGTTCCCCCGGGAGCTGGCGGACCTGATGAACTACTTCAGCGGGGACCGGCCGGGGCCCATCGTGGCGACGCCGGGGCGGGGTGAGCGGCCGGCGATCTGGCTGCTCGGGTCGAGCGGGTTCAGCGCGCAACTGGCCGGGACGCTGGGTCTGCCGTTCTCGTTCGCGCACCACTTCAGCGCGGCGAACACCGAGCCGGCGCTGGCGCTGTACCGGCGCAGCTTCCGGCCGTCGCAGTGGTTGGAGCGGCCGTACGCGATGGTGGCGGTGAACACCGTCTGCGCGGAGACCGACGAGCGGGCGCGGTGGCTGGCCGGGCCGGCCGGGCTGTCGTTCCTGAAGCTGCGCTCGGGTCGGCCGGAGCCGCTGGTCAGCCCGGAGGAGGCGGCGGCGTACCCGTACACGGCGATGGAGCGGGAGTTCGTGGCGTCACGCGGGGACGGCCAGGCGATGGGCTCACCGGAGACGGTCCGCCGGCAGTTGACCGAGCTGCTGGCCCGTACCGGCGCGGACGAGCTGATGCTGACCGCGATGGTGTACGACGTGGCGGACCGGGTCCGGTCGTTCGAGCTGGTCGCGGAGCAGGTGGCAGGCGGGCTGCGCCGGACGGACTGACACCGGGCGGACCGAAGGCGCACGGACCGAAGGCGGGGCGGACTGACACCGGGCGGGCCGACGCCGGGCGGACCGAAGGCGGGGCGCCGGGGTGTGCGGGGGCACCGGGAGGGTGCCCCCGCACACCAGGGTCAGCGCAGGTAGATGTTCGGGGTGGGTGGGGTGGACATGCCGTCGCCGAGGAAGAAGCCCGGGTGCGGCGGCTGGTTGTAGGCGGTGTTCTGCCAGGCGATGGCGGTGCGGTACTGCGGGTCGTGCATCAGGGTGTGGATGCGGGTGGTGGTCGGGGTGGGTGTGCTGTAGATGCGCAGCCGGCTGTTGTCGCTGGTCCGCCAGATCACCTCTTCCCGCCAGTCGCCGAGGATGTCGGCGGAGAGCGCCGGGGTGGACTTGGTGCCGTTGTTCGAGGCGACGTCGCTGCCGGTGAGCAGCCGGGTGTCGCCGCCGGTGCCGTACTTGTCGATCCGGGTGCCGTCGAGGAGTTCCCGGACCGGGTCGCCGTCCCACCAGGCGAGGAAGTTCGTCGAGGACGGCTTGCGGCCGACGTTCTGGCCGCGGGTGTTGGCGAGCCCGGACACCGCCGACGACCAGGATTCCGCGCCGGGGCTGCCGGCCCAGATGTCGCCGGAGACGCCCCGGCCGTTGTCGCCGCCGGACGGGGTGGACCAGAGGATCTGGCCGGTGCGGGCGTCGGCGAACCAGGAGCTGGGCTTGCTGCCGTCCTCGCTGACCTTGAAGTACTCCAGGCCGGGGCGGGACGGGTCGAGGTCGCCGACGTGCCCGGCGTCGCCGTGGCCGTACCCGGTGGACCAGAGCAGCCGGCCGTTGTCGTCGACGGTGGCCGCGCCGTAGACGATCTCGTCCCGGCCGTCGGCGTCCACGTCGGCGATGGAGAGGCTGTGGTTGCCCTGCCCGGCGGCGGCTCCGTTGCCGGAGGCGTTGGAGTCGAACGTCCACCGCTTGGTGAGGGTGCCGTTGCGGAAGTCCCAGGCGGCGACGACGGCGCGGGTGTAGTAGCCCCGGGCCATGATCAGTGATGGGCGCTGGCCGTCGAGGTAGGCGGTGCCGGCGAGGAACCGGTCGACCCGGTTGCCGTAGCTGTCGCCCCAGGAGGAGACGGTGCCGCGCGGCGGGTCGTAGGTGACGGTGGAGAGGGCGACACCGGTCCGGCCGTCGAACATGGTCAGGTACTCGGGGCCGGCGAGGACGTAGCCGCTGGAGTTGCGGTGGTCGGCGGACGACGAGCCGATCACCTGGCCGGTGCCGGAGCGGGTGCCGTCGGCGGTCTTCATGGCGACCTCGGCGTCCCCGTCGCCGTCGTAGTCGTACACCTGGAACTGGGTGTAGTGGGCGCCGGCCCGGATGTTGCGGCCCAGGTCGACGCGCCACAGCCGGCTGCCGGTGAGGGTGTACGCGTCGATGTACACGTTGCCGGTGTAGCCGGACTGTGAGTTGTCCTTGGCGTTGGACGGGTCCCACTTGAGCACGATCTCGTAGTCGCCGTCGCCGTCGAGGTCACCGACGGAGGCGTCGTTCGCGGCGTACGTGTACGCCTCGCCGCCGGGGGTGGTGCCGCCGGCGGGCGGCTGGATCGGTACGTCGAGGTACCCGTTGCCGAACTGGAGGGCGGGCGCGGACGCGGCCTGCTCGGTGCCGTTCACCACGGCCCGCACGGTGTACGCGGACCCGGCGGCGGCACCGGCGTCGAGCCAGCTGGTGGCCCCGGTGATCGGGGTGCTGTTGACCCGGGTGGTGCCCCGGTACAGGTTGAACGACACCCCGGTGGTCTCGGTGCCGAGCAGCCGCCAGGAGACGTGGTTGCCGGTGCCGGAGCGGACGCTGACCAGCCCCCGGTCGAGGTTCTCCAGCTGCTTGGCCCCGGCGGGCGGGGTGGTCGGCGGTGGCGTCGTGGGTGGTGGGGTGGTCGGCGGCGGCGTGGTCGTGGGCGGTGGGGTGCTCGGCGGCGGGGCGGTGGTGGGGGTGGTGGCGCCGGTGCAGGTGGTGCCGTTGAGCGTGAAGCTCGCCGGCGGCGGGTTGCTGGTGTCGTTCCACGAGGCGTTGAAGCCGAAGTTCGCGGTGCCGCCGGTGCCGACCACCGCGTTGTAGCCGACGTCGCGGGCGGTGACCTGCGCGCCGGACTGGGTGACGGTGGCGTTCCAGGCCTGGCCGACCTGCTGGCCGGCGGCGAAGGACCAGGCGAGGGTCCAGCCGTCGACCGGGTCGCCGAGGTTGGTGACGGTGACGTCGGCGCCGAAGCCGCCGCCCCACTGGTTGGTGATCCGGTAGTCCACCCGACAGCCCGCAGCGGCGGCCGAGGCGGTCACGGCGGTCAGGGTGCCGGCGGTCAGGGTGGCCGCCGCAACGGCGGCGAGCAGAAGGGTACGACGGTGTGGTGTGATGAAGCGCACGAAGGTGCCTCCCGGTCGGGACGCACAGCCGGTGCGGCGTCGACCTTGCCCGGTTCGACGGCGGCCCTGCTGTGCTGGTCGGGCCGGCGGACGGGCAGGTCCCGGGCCGGCGGGACGGCTCCGCGCACTGTGGACGATAGAAGACCGCCATCCGGGGCACAACACCCGTGACGATCACTGGGCAAGATGCCCGAAACACGATCTTCACACCGGCTTCACCCACGGGTGGCGGCGACCGCCTAACGTTGGTTCCGGTGGTGGTAGGGCACTCCCGGTCGGGACGGGTCGGGGGTGCTGCGGTGTGGTGCACCGGGCCGGAGCTGTGCGGATTCCGCGGCTGCGGCCCGGTGCCTGCCGTTTGAGGGCGGGCACCCGGATCGACTTGCCCCGGGCGGGAAATGTTGGTCGACTCCGGGGGTGGCCGAACCCGCCGAACACGCCGAGTCTGCCGGACATTCCGGACCCGCCGAACCCGCCGCTCATGCCGAACCCGCCGCGCACATGGACGCCGAGGAGTTCCGCCGCGCCGGACACGCGGTGGTGGACTGGATCGCCGACTACTGGGCGACCCTGGGGCAACGCCCGGTGACCTCGTCGGATCCGCCGGGCACGATCACCGCCGCACTGCCGGCCGGGCCGCCCGTGCACGGCGAGCCGGTCGACGCGGTACTGGCCGACCTCGACCGGGTGATCACCCCGGGGCTGACCCACTGGCAGCATCCCGGCTTCTTCGGCTACTTCCCGGCGAACACCAGCGGCCCGAGCGTGCTCGGTGACCTGGTCAGTTCCGGCCTCGGCGTCCAGGGCATGCTCTGGGCGACCGGCCCGGCCTGCACCGAGCTGGAGACGGTGATGCTCGACTGGCTGGCCGGGCTGCTCGGCCTGCCGGAGCGGTTCCACTCGGCCGGCCGGGGCGGTGGGGTCATCCAGGACTCGGCGTCGTCGGCGACCCTGGTGGCCACCCTGGTGGCGCTGCACCGGGCCAGCGGCGGCCGGTGGCGCGACGTCGGGGTCGACCGCCGGTACCGCGCCTACACCTCCACCCAGGGGCACTCCTCGATCGAGAAGGCGGCCCGGATCGCCGGGCTCGGTGACGACGGGGTCCGCCCGATCGAGGTGGACCCGGACACCCTGGCCATGCGCCCGGAGGCGCTACGGGCCGCGATCCGGGCCGACCTGGCCGCCGGCGAGGTACCGACCATCGTGGTGGCGACGGTCGGCACCACCTCCACCACCGCCGTCGACCCGCTGCCCGCGATCGGCGCGATCTGCGCCGAGTACGGGATCTGGCTGCACGTGGACGCCGCGTACGCGGGGGCGGCGGCGGTCTGCCCGGAACTGCGGTGGGCGCACGACGGACTGGAGTACGCCGACTCGTACTGCTTCGACCCGCACAAGTGGCTGCTGACCGGCTTCGACTGCGACGCGTTCTGGGTCGCCGACTCCGCCGAACTGGTCGGGGCGCTGACCGTGATGCCGGAGTTCCTGCGTAACGCCGCCACCGAGTCGGGTGCGGTGGTCGACTACCGGGACTGGCAGGTGCCGTTGGGTCGCCGGTTCCGGGCGCTGAAGCTCTGGTTCGTGCTGCGCTGGTACGGCGTCGAGGGGCTGCGGGCGCACATCCGTTCCGGGGTGGCGCTGGCCGCCCGGTTCGCCGGGCACGTCCTGGCCGACGACCGGTTCGAGTTGGCCGCCCCGCACCCGTTCTCGCTGGTCTGCTTCCGGTTACGGCCCGGGGACGAGAACGACGTACGGTCCGGGGACGAGATCAACGCCGCGTTGCTGGCCCGGGTCAACGGCACCGGTCGGGTACACCTGACCCACACCCGGGTCGCGGGCCGGTACACGCTGCGGCTGGCGGTCGGCTCCCCGCAGACCACCGGGCGGCACGTGGACGAGGCCTGGGACCTGCTCAGCGCCACGGCGGACGCGCTGCTCACCGAACCCCCACCGACCACCGGCCGTCCACCCACCACCGAGCGTCCACCGACCGGCTGA
Proteins encoded in this region:
- a CDS encoding ANTAR domain-containing response regulator, which produces MAETQTDAERRRVLIAEDEALIRLDLAEMLVEEGYEVVGEAGDGETAVRLAEELKPDLVILDIKMPIMDGLAAAERIAGARIAPVIILTAFSQRDLVERARAAGAMAYLVKPFQKSDLVPAVEIALSRYSEVAALEAEVASLTDRLEIRKTVERAKGALMTTYGMTEPQAFKWIQRTAMDHRMTMKEVAERILAETAGGEVEQPAS
- a CDS encoding terminase gpP N-terminus-related DNA-binding protein; the encoded protein is MHPPEVRARARTLYLSGATVAEAARAVGLPYGTVRHWCVDRPVPRQQSTALRCFRCRPGLEQPSAPAAYAYLLGLYLGDGHLVTNTRIPVLRIYCANAWPGLIDACETAMLDVLAANVQRVRDVGCVKVQSYGMHWPCLLPQHGPGKKHNRPIILADWQRRIVGAHPGDFVRGLIHSDGCRVANRVTTRGKAYVYPRYMFTNESADIMGLCQWALDLLDIPWRMNRRNSLSVARREAVAALDRHVGPKS
- a CDS encoding trans-sulfuration enzyme family protein, with translation MFDASAMTALDTRAVHAGRDDLAGLGVHVPPIDLSTTNPLPSVGDGGDAYETLATGNPLPAGGNAVYQRLWNPTVARFETALAHLEETTDAVAFASGMAALTACLLAATRDGNRHVVAVRPLYGGTDHVLATGLLGTTVTWAHPHQVATAVRPDTALVVVETPANPTLDLVDLDALAAACGDVPLLVDNTVATPVLQQPARHGATLVLHSATKSIGGHGDVLAGVVACDAGWATRLRQVRALTGAILHPLGAYLLHRGLQTLPLRVRAQQAGAEKLAAWLTGHPAVARVHHPSLDDPAGLVGRQLRGTGSLLAFEVRGGAPAAATVAAACQLITHAVSLGGVDTLIQHPASLTHRPVAGEAKPAPGLLRVSVGLEDPDDLRADLAQALDTI
- a CDS encoding Lrp/AsnC family transcriptional regulator, producing MPVGSNVVRPFAALDDTDRAILAVLAGDGRIPNNALAERVGVAPSTCLSRVRALRECGAIRGFHADVDPAAVGLPLQALVSVRLTAHERAAVDAFRARSARLPGVVSVFHVAGADDYVLHVRAASGDALRDFVLDHLAVDPVVQHTQTSLIFEQVRGTG
- a CDS encoding LLM class flavin-dependent oxidoreductase, producing the protein MALRVIDVPLSVLDLAPVAAGASAGAALRHTTELARRTEELGYHRFWVAEHHNMPAIASSAPAVLIAHLAAHTSTIRLGSGGVMLPNHAPLVVAEQFGTLEALHPGRIDLGIGRAPGTDQVTALALRRTVEGLSAEGFPRELADLMNYFSGDRPGPIVATPGRGERPAIWLLGSSGFSAQLAGTLGLPFSFAHHFSAANTEPALALYRRSFRPSQWLERPYAMVAVNTVCAETDERARWLAGPAGLSFLKLRSGRPEPLVSPEEAAAYPYTAMEREFVASRGDGQAMGSPETVRRQLTELLARTGADELMLTAMVYDVADRVRSFELVAEQVAGGLRRTD
- a CDS encoding cellulose binding domain-containing protein, with translation MTPHRRTLLLAAVAAATLTAGTLTAVTASAAAAGCRVDYRITNQWGGGFGADVTVTNLGDPVDGWTLAWSFAAGQQVGQAWNATVTQSGAQVTARDVGYNAVVGTGGTANFGFNASWNDTSNPPPASFTLNGTTCTGATTPTTAPPPSTPPPTTTPPPTTPPPTTPPPTTPPAGAKQLENLDRGLVSVRSGTGNHVSWRLLGTETTGVSFNLYRGTTRVNSTPITGATSWLDAGAAAGSAYTVRAVVNGTEQAASAPALQFGNGYLDVPIQPPAGGTTPGGEAYTYAANDASVGDLDGDGDYEIVLKWDPSNAKDNSQSGYTGNVYIDAYTLTGSRLWRVDLGRNIRAGAHYTQFQVYDYDGDGDAEVAMKTADGTRSGTGQVIGSSSADHRNSSGYVLAGPEYLTMFDGRTGVALSTVTYDPPRGTVSSWGDSYGNRVDRFLAGTAYLDGQRPSLIMARGYYTRAVVAAWDFRNGTLTKRWTFDSNASGNGAAAGQGNHSLSIADVDADGRDEIVYGAATVDDNGRLLWSTGYGHGDAGHVGDLDPSRPGLEYFKVSEDGSKPSSWFADARTGQILWSTPSGGDNGRGVSGDIWAGSPGAESWSSAVSGLANTRGQNVGRKPSSTNFLAWWDGDPVRELLDGTRIDKYGTGGDTRLLTGSDVASNNGTKSTPALSADILGDWREEVIWRTSDNSRLRIYSTPTPTTTRIHTLMHDPQYRTAIAWQNTAYNQPPHPGFFLGDGMSTPPTPNIYLR
- a CDS encoding pyridoxal-dependent decarboxylase — protein: MDAEEFRRAGHAVVDWIADYWATLGQRPVTSSDPPGTITAALPAGPPVHGEPVDAVLADLDRVITPGLTHWQHPGFFGYFPANTSGPSVLGDLVSSGLGVQGMLWATGPACTELETVMLDWLAGLLGLPERFHSAGRGGGVIQDSASSATLVATLVALHRASGGRWRDVGVDRRYRAYTSTQGHSSIEKAARIAGLGDDGVRPIEVDPDTLAMRPEALRAAIRADLAAGEVPTIVVATVGTTSTTAVDPLPAIGAICAEYGIWLHVDAAYAGAAAVCPELRWAHDGLEYADSYCFDPHKWLLTGFDCDAFWVADSAELVGALTVMPEFLRNAATESGAVVDYRDWQVPLGRRFRALKLWFVLRWYGVEGLRAHIRSGVALAARFAGHVLADDRFELAAPHPFSLVCFRLRPGDENDVRSGDEINAALLARVNGTGRVHLTHTRVAGRYTLRLAVGSPQTTGRHVDEAWDLLSATADALLTEPPPTTGRPPTTERPPTG